In Lepus europaeus isolate LE1 chromosome 19, mLepTim1.pri, whole genome shotgun sequence, the genomic window AAGCTTTCTCagttattgctttttttttttttttttttaagatttacttatttattgaatggcagagttacagagagagagagaaaaagaaagaaagagaaagacagaaacatcttTCAATCGCTGTTTGACCTCACCGGCCAGGGctgtttttataaagatttattcatttacttgaaaggtagggccagagagagagagaggaagagacagacagagagatcttccatctgctggttcactccccaaatggctgcaatggctggagctgggccaacctgaagccaggagccagaagcctcctctgggtcccctacatgggtacaggggcccaagcacctaggccatcctccacggccctcccaggtgcacctgtaggagccagattggaagtggggcggccaggatttgaaccagtgcccacatgggacaccggtactgcaggcggcggctctccCCACCACACCAAAAATCAGCTTGCCTTCATGGACGAAGCTAAGCGGAAGTGGATACAGTCAGAGAGGGCCGCCTTGTTTGATGGCTGTATAACACTACAGTTCCTCCTTTCCATTCTGTGAcctcaggcagggagggagagctcGTCTCagtggggcaggagagggagagagccaggagagatagaaaggggcCAGCCCTCAGCGCCGGGCAAGGAGCCGGACTGGGTGCTGGGGACACTGGGGGGGTCAGAAGCCAACAAGGGCTGTGATCACGTAGGGGTGCGGTAGCGGCTGCCACCGAATGGCCGCTCTCGCTTCAGCGGtcttggccctggcctggccctcatCTTGTTGCTCCCCTCTCACCTACAGAAGCTGGCCTCTGAGCGAGGGGCCGGGGGCAGAGGAACCTGTCCTGCCAGCTGAGGCCTGTGTCGGTCAAGCCACATAGCTGCCAGTCCGGCTGAGCTACGCTCTGCAGGTATGCGGCCAGACAGAGCCggagagggctggggcagccctgggACACGGATGGAGCCGGCCTGACTGCTCAGAGGCCAGCTCGGCCCCACTTCTGGCAAGGCCTGGCTTCTCCTAACTACTCAGGCGTTCGGCAGAATAATTATCCTCTCAGCGGATATGCCACCTGCAGCAGTGGTGTTTGAATTAACACTTATTTTatgggttttgttgttgctgcagGACAAAAGTGATTATTATCATGGAATATttggggggctgacactgtggcgaagcaagtaaagccactgcctgtactgctggcatcccatatgggtgccagtttgagtcccggctgctccacttctgatccagctccctgctatggcctggggaagcagtataaaatggcccaaacccttgggcccctgcacccacgtgggagacccagaggaggctcctggctcctggctttggatcggcacagctccagccattgtggccatttggggagtgaaccagcagatggaagacctctctctctctaattctgcctttcaaataaataaataaaactttaaaaaagaatatttgggaAATACTAAAACCCTCCAGGAATGCAAGTGTCTCCTTTTCCTTACTAACCAAGGTTAGCCTTTGGgagagtttgttttcttttcgTAGTAAAGCAGCCTTGCACATCTTTGTGACTTATCAGAGAAGGACTTGTACATAGCGTGCTCTCCTGGAATCTGCTTCCCACACCTCATAGTTTCCCAAGTATTTTTCCATACTATTAGATATCATTTGCCATGTGATTTTTAagggaaaaacttttttttcccaaaaaaaaaagatttatttatgtattatttgaaaggtagaattactgagagtgaaggagatcttccatgtgctggttcactccctaaatggccacaaaggccagggctgaaccaggctgaagccagcagcccagaattccatctgggtctcccacacgtgtgcaggggcccaagcatttagcccatctgctgctttcccaggccatagcagagagctggatcggaagtgagcagccagaactcgaaccaacacctatatgggatgccggcatcgcaggtggtggcttaacccactgtgtcacagtgacGGCCACAGAAAAATGGATTTTATGCTTATTGATCTGCATTAACTCTATGACATTCTTTAAAGACCCTCAACCAAAAGCATCATGGTAACTCTAACGCATGGTGGGCCTGTGGCCGAGTTCAGCATCTCCCAGCGAGAGCTCCAAGCATTTTCCAGGATGCTGGACTTTCCTAAGTGCACATACCTGAATCATTTTGGCAAATCAGCTTCCAGAGGTCGAGGATGGGTGGAACTCAGAGACTGGAAATGGCACTTCACTAGACGGTGGCAGCCCCAGCCACCTGCATTGGGTTCCGGTTACACACGACTGAGAGCATCTTTGACCCACGACAGAAAGTCTACTGTCTCTGGGCCTTATGGGGGTTAAGCTGCccacttgccatgctggcatcccacatccaagggcagatttgagtcctggctgctccacctctgatccagctccctgctaatgcgcctgggaaagcagtagaagaggcccaagcgcttgggccccagcactgacatgggagaccggaggaagctcctggcttcagcctggcccagccttggtcacttTTTGACCAACCctgcatgtgtatgtatttacAGGAATGAGAGCACAACATGTAGTTTGCTCTATTTCCTACTCTACCTCTTAAAGGTTTTTCCACATTAAAACACAGGAATTTCATCCGTTGGAGTTGGCAtaatggtacagtgggttaagctgccacctgcaccaccagcatcccatatgggcactggtccaagtctcagcagctccatttccaatccagctccctgctcaggcacctgagaaagcagtgggaaatggcccaagagggtggacccctgcacccgtgtgggagacctgaaagaagctcctggctcctggatttggtctggcccagccccagccattgcagccatctgggagagtaaaccagcaggtggaagacctctctctctttttctgtctctccttctttctgtaactctctgtaacctttcaaataaataaataaaaataaagcacagaAACCCCATGCATCATCTTGTATTACTGTGTGGTTTCTGGAGTACGGGTAGAGTCCTCTGCTGAAGGGTGTGTAAGATCCTGCCGTGCACAGCCTTTCCTGTGTCTCCCAGCGATTTACATCATTATGACATCTTTTATGTCTCTTCACGTAGagctagctctttttttttttaaagatgtattttacttatttgaaagatagttacagagatagatagaaatagagagagagaacaccatttgctggttcactccccaaatggccacaatggccagagctgagcggatcctaagccaggagccaggagcctcctctgggtctcccatgtaggtgcaggtgcccaaggacttggtctgtcctccactgctttcctaggtccatcagcagggagctggatcagaagtggagcagccgggactcgaatctccactcatatgggatgctggtgctgtaggccagggctgtaacccactgcgccacagcgccggtccccagcTAGCTCTTTTACACAGCCATGGAGAATTCCAGTCCAAGGATGCAACATGAGTTGTCCAACCCATACTACAGGCAGATGTTAGGTTGTTTCCAACTTTTCACCCTAATAGATAATGACCTCTTTGACCATACAGTcctaaattttattgatttatttgaaagttagaattacaaagagagatggagagaaagagggagatctatCTGATGtcgctccccaaatgttcacaacagccagggctgggccaggccaaagccacgagccagggatgccatctgagtctcctgtgtgggtagcaggaatccaagcacttgggccaccctctgctgcctggtCAGTGCGTTTGCAGGAAGCCGAACTGAAGGTGGAGGcagaacttgatcccaggccTCCAAAATGGGACGCAGGtgacccaagtggcagcttaacctgctgtgctacaatgcccgtCCCTCGTTACAGATTAAgtatattttgggggctggtgctcctgtgcagcgggttaaagccccagcttgtagagccggtatcccacataggcactggttcaagtctcggctgctccactccagaaccagctccctgctaatgcacctgggaaagaagcagaggatggctcaacttcttgggcccctgcacccacgtgggagacgcagaaaaagctcctggctttggatttgctcagctctggccattgcagccatttggggactgaaccagcagatggaagacttttctctctctgcctgtctctacctgtctctgtaattgtctttcaaataaaaaaaaattttttttaacaggcagagtggatagtgagagggagagacagatagaaaagtcttcctttttgccattggttcaccctccaatggccgctgcggccagcgcatctcgctgatccgaagccaggagccaggtgcttctctggtctcccatggggtgcagggcccaagcacttgggccatcctccactgcactcccgggccacagcagagagctggcctggaagaggggcaaccgggacagaatccggcgccccgaccgggactagaacccggtgtgccggtgccgcaaggtggaggattagcctgttaagccacggcgccggcctaaaaaaatattttaaaaagtatattttcactttaaaacatttgtctattttatgtacttgaaagacagagagggaaggaatggACTGACTGATGGACAGCGCccacctgctggatcactcccccaaatgcctgcaataggtgGGTCTGGGCCATCAGCAAGCCAGAGGCCAGCAACTCAATCCGACCTCCCATGTGCCCCAGGCACTTGCAGACCCTAAGTACATGGGGACCCAGAGAAACCTCATTTGATCACCCCTCTGGTGAGGCCTCATGGCTGCATCGTAGCCAGAGGAGGGCCTGCTTCAGAGAGGGCAAACACGGTCCTTACACTCTCTGCTGCCTTGGAGACCTTGCTGAagctgcagcccccaggaggAGGAAGTGCATCCCAGCTACCATCTCAACAGCCCTGCGCCCTGACCTCCCTTTGAGAaacactgcccctccccagcagcgCCCCTGGCTGCCTCAGCCTTGCCTCAGCCTTGTCTCAGCCAAAGGATGAGCCTGGACCCTAACCCAGGCCAGCGAGGTTCAACTCCTGGActgaagaggaggggagggaagaggcccCTTCCCACTGCTGTGTTTCTCAGCTATAAAGATGCaagtctgggggctggcactccccccagatggccgcagcagctggggcggggccaggctgaagcccggagccaggagtttcttccaggtctcccccatgggtatcagggacctaaggacttcagccatcctccattgcccttctcagaccaccagcagggagctggattggaagtggagcagccaggactcaacctgcgcccatatgggatgccggtaccacagggggaggattaacctactgcaccacaatgctggccccacaaatttcattttctgctttccagaGAGCCAGCTGGATTTCTGCcaaaagacttattttaaaaaaaaaaaaaagatttatgtatttatttggaagtcagagttatgcagaaagagaaggagaggcagagagagaggtcttccatccactggttcactccccagatggccacaatggctggagctgtgctgattggaagccaggagcctgcagcttcttccaggtctcccacacggttgcaggggcccaagcacttggaccatcttccgctgctttcccaggccatagcagagagctggatcagaagtggggcagctgggacttgaactggcgcccgtacggaatgccagcactgcaggcagtggctttacccgctacgccacagagccgggcCCCCAGAAGACTTTTTCATTCACCCTCACCCCAGAGAAAACAAATTCATTCCATCAGTCAACTGGTGTTTATTGAACATCTGCTCCACGCTCAGTTCTGCACCGGAAGATGCTGGGGACAGTAGAGTGACGATTGTCCAGGCCCCGGAGGAGGCCCTGGTGCGCAAGGGGCCTCTCCTTCCCGTCCTCAGAGTGTGGTGTAGAAGTACATGGCTATCAGCATCACCGGGAGCTGCGAGAGGAGGCAGTGAGAGGCGGTTCCCCAGCCACACGCTCAGACCCACCCCGCCCAGGGGCTCCCGCCACTCACCGTCCACATCAGGATGGCGAACCCAAACCACGAGATGCCCCACGTGTAGCTGTCAATGGCATGGCCGATGTGCTCGAAGCAGCCCTTGCAGGGGACAGAGAGGGTCTGAATGATGCCTGGGCAGGCCGGCAGTCGAGGGCAGGAGCCTCTGTGCGCCCCTGGGGAAGTCACTTCCTTTCTTGGTTTTCTTACCTGGGCAAGGGGTGCCCAGGACCTGTGCAAGGAGGAGCTGCCCCAGTGGGGGCTCTGACCGTCGGGGCGACTCTGATTTGAGCCAGCCTCCCATGCTGCCCGCGAGTCACACTGTTAGGATTCGTCCAGTCTGGCACCTCCGGATTTGGAGATGAGCTAAAGCGTGGCTGGGCCCCACGCCAGAGACTCCTGTGTGTCTGTCCTGGCCTGGGAGCAGCGCCGACAGAGAGTCAGGGTGTGTGCCCTGGAGTCAGGCCCAGGTTGGGGCCCAGCTCTGCCGTGTCTCCCCTTTAGGGCTGAGGGATGATCCCAACCTTCTGGGCCTCAGTGTTCCCCTCTGCAAAGTGGAGATCTTGATAGCACTGCCTTTGAGAGCAGTGCCAGAGCCCCCGGGGGGAGATAAGGCAGGGAAGCTCCGCAGTCATCTCctgtggccatcgggggagtgcTTTGCACACAGGCTGCCCTCGCTGTGACAGCTGATTTGAGATGCGCCTCGGCAGCTGACGGAGGCCGGTTCTTCTCTTAgtctcagcttctggcttctgtcgcTACCTCTGCACTTGCCTTGCTGTAATTAACGCCCCCTCACTCACTGGGCCTGACCATGTGACGTCGACTCCTGGCTCTATCCCTTACTGGTAAGCGACCTCTTCCTTTTATCATCCAAAAAATGGGGTAACcaaggccggcgttgtggcgtagcgggtaaagcctccgcctgcagcaccaacatcacatatggacgctggttctagtcccagctgctcacttctagtcatgctccctgctaatggcctgggaaagcagtagaagatggcccaagtcctcgggcccctgcacccctgtgggagacccggaagaagctcctggctcctggcgttagatcggcccagctccagctgttgcagccatttggggagtgaaccagcagatggaaaacttttctgcCTGTAATTCTGcccctcaaatgaataaaaaaaatcattttaaaaaagaaaaattgggtaATCATAACCTTTTCCTTGTCAGGTGTTGGTGAGGATTAAATAACAACAAAGACTTATGGCACGGAGAGGCTCACGGAATGGCGCTTGTTATTGGCTGGGCTGCTGTTAGCACTGTTTTCTCGTATTCCCAGATAACCTGAGAAAAGCTGCAGGTGCCAGGTAGTGGCCAGACAGACCCTGTGAGCGTCTCACTGGTTTGCAGAGAgagagttggggggaggggggaagagagagtgtgagggggggcagagagagagagaaggagggagccgGGTGGATAGACAGTGGGAGGGGGCacaggaggaagaagcagagagtgagCCGAAATTGGAGAAGGACAGCCAGGTGGGCAgacaggtgcaggtgcagtggcGGGAGAGGACACACCTTGATGAACAGGTAATCCACGTGGCCCAGGCGGCAGCCCTCTTCGTTGACGGGGATGAAGTTTCCAGTCCGGCGACAGCACAGTGGGGGCCAGGGGAACACCACCTCTGGAGTGGCCGCCCGGAAGGCTGATGTGTAGTTCACCCAGTCCATGGGCCCGGAAGTGCCACAGCATtcttgctgggggtggggagggtcagGCAGGCATGGGCTCAGGGCACACAGCTGTTGGCCCCATACAGCAGGGAAAGAGagggctgccccccacccccaccccatgggcCCGACTTCCCCCTCGCCTGGCTGTGTGTGGGCCAGCAAGGATGAGGCGAGATTTCTCCCAGGGATAGGAGGCAGGTGGGGAATCTGACTCAAATCCCCAttcatggtttattttttaattagttcCTCAAAAGCTATGCTGACAAAATCACACACAAAGGCAGATTTCTGGCTTTTCCTGGCACCAGAAGGTGGCCAAGTGGGGACCTCAGTTTCCCCTGGCTACTCAGTTCCTTTCTCTTCTGATGCAACATCCTCTGGGGTCTAATTAAGAGCTCCACtctgggggctggcgtggtggtacAGCGGGGGAAGCCACCATCACTTGGTACACCAGCACGCCatataggggcaccagttcgagtcccagctgctccacttccaatccagctccctgccaacgcacctgggaaggcagcagagtgtggcccaagtgttggggcccctgcaccactcacaggggacccagatggcgttccagaCTCTTGACCTCAggctggctcagatctggctgttgtggccatgtggggagcaaaccagtggatggaagatctctctctttgtcttcccctctttctgtaactctgactttcgactaactaaataaatctttaaaggtgaGTGAATAAAAGTAAatagatcctttaaaaaaagagtgtatGGTGGAACCTAGCGCCTGGGTTTGAACCTGTAGCTTTGTGTCccctgccagctgtgtgacctctgcTGGCTTCCTTACGGGGTGGTTGTGAGGGTTAtgtaagtttttttgtttttgttgttgtctttttttttttttttacttaatatatgtatttgaaaggcagagtgacacagagagggagggaacgaGACTTGCCAtctgtgattcactccccaaaagtctgcaacagccaggacttggccaggccaaagccaggagcctggaaagccatctgggtctcccacgtggatggcaggggctcaagcacttgggccatcttccactgctttcacaggcacgttagcaaggatctgtatcagaagtggagtagctggggctggcactgtggcgcagcgggttaacgccccggcctgaagtgctggcatcccatatgggcgctggttctagttctggctgctcctcttcccatccagctctctgctatagcctgggaaatcagtagaagatggcccaagtccttgggcccctgcacctgcgtaggagacccggaagaagctcctggctcctggctttggattggcacagctccggccgttgcagccatctggggagtgaaccagcagatggaagacctctctctctctgcctctcctttctctgtgtaactctgactttcaaataaatacatattttttaaaaagtggagcagccaggacttgaactggagtccacTTGgggtgctggctttgcaggcggcagcttaatctgtgccacagtggcagctccAAGGATTACATGCGCTTCCAAAGTGCTTTGAACAACGCTAAACCAAAAGTTGTGCTCAGGAAATGGTTGCTACGATTCCCGTTGTTATTCTCACTAATGAGCAGCACATGGATTGGCTAAGAGCAGGGGTCCCAAACCCAGACAGCCAGAGTCAAACAGCAGCTCTGTCAActgccagccctgccagccccGGCAAGTGACTGTCCCTTCTGGCCCCACTTATTCACCTGGACAATGGCGATGACCAAAGCCCTGTCCTTGTAGGGCTCATATGagtgcttttcttaaaaaaaaaaaaatatttatttgaaaggcagagttacagaaagagaaggagaggcagagagagagagatccttcatctgctggtccatcacccgccccaccaaatggccataaaggccagggctgggccaggctgaaaccaggagccaggagcttcctccaggtctcccatgcaggtccatgggcccaagcacttgggccatcttcgcaggtgcattaacaaggagctagatcagaagtggagcagccgggacttgaaccagcacccacatgggatgccagcactgcaggtgacagcttaacacacagtgccacagcgccggctctggcAACCCACTGGGGAAAGGCATTTGGCCTCACAGGTGAGATGCAGCTCAGGACCTCCTAGTGCCAGGTGCCTGCCTGCCAGTGtgcatcggggggggggggggggcaggggcagcaggtgatggctccagaggttgggtctctgccacccacaggggagacccaaggGAGTTCtgcctccttgcttcagcctggcccagcaccagctgttctGGGTAACTGGAGAgccaatcagtggatggaagacctctctggcttTCTGACTCTCAGCCAAATAacaacataaataatttttaaaaaatgtgtttaagaAGCACTCACTCATCTTCCATGGGCACGCTGGGGGTGCTGCTACGCCTGTGGGcagagccccaggccctcccagccGCCCGCTGGCCCTCACCCACCTCGATCATGATGCGGTCCCAGAGACGGGTCAGCTCCTGACCCTGGTCCGTGTCGGCACTGTAGAACGTCAGCATCTGCTTGGTGATCAGCGATGGGTTGGACACCATCTGCAGAGGGCCAGCGGAGGCCAAAGGTTGAcctcgcccctccccctgcccccctgcccccactccctgcccccactcccggGCCACGCCCCTGCGCCGGCTCCGCCCGACTCACATAGTCCCGGTGGGTGTAGGAGGTGATGCAGGAGGCACACTCGAAGATGTAGACGATGAGCATGAGCACCAGGTACTGGGGAGACACCGAGGGACGGGGACACCGGTCAGGGGGAGCCAGTGACCTCACAGCCCTTGAGGGACCAATCAATGGGTAGTacagaacaggggctggcactgtggtgcagtgggttaagctgccacctgtgactctggcaatcccatgtcagagtgctggtgcaagtcccggatgctcaacgtgtgatccagctccctgctaatgcgcctgggaaagcagcagaggatggcccacgtgcttgggcccctgcacccacgtgggagacccagagggagttccaggctcctgactttggcctagtccagccccagccttctcAACCAACcagggagtgcaccagcggatggaacacctctctctctctgtctctgcctttcaaataaataaataaccttcaaaaaaacacaaagggtTTCCGAACGTGAATGAATGGCTTAGAATCTGCTCACTGTGCGAGGTGACTCGAGACATTTCTCCAACCAGGAACCTTGAGCTGGGGCTGGGTACTGGCGGACGCGAAGGAAGGAGTGAGATCTTTGGGGTGTGCCGATGGCATGAGGGCCAAACAAGCCAGAGGGGCTCAAGACTCGGTGTTGGATGAAAATGCTTTTCCAGTCCTCACCCTCATCCTTAGACACGCCCAGCTGTTGTACAGCCGCGTCCTTGTCACTCAGAGCCATGTGCAGCCCAGGAAGGAACATGCGGGCGGGCAGAGGGTG contains:
- the UPK1A gene encoding uroplakin-1a, translated to MAPAAAEAEKGSPVVVGLLVVGNIIILLSGLALFAETVWVTADQYRVYPLMGVSGKDDVFAGAWIAIFCGFSFFVVASFGVGAALCRSHSMILTYLVLMLIVYIFECASCITSYTHRDYMVSNPSLITKQMLTFYSADTDQGQELTRLWDRIMIEQECCGTSGPMDWVNYTSAFRAATPEVVFPWPPLCCRRTGNFIPVNEEGCRLGHVDYLFIKGCFEHIGHAIDSYTWGISWFGFAILMWTLPVMLIAMYFYTTL